The following coding sequences lie in one Lentilactobacillus sp. SPB1-3 genomic window:
- the coaA gene encoding type I pantothenate kinase — translation MAELINYYSFTKDEWKNFYSDPELPLTENELKHIKAFNDQISLQDVSDIYIPLIRMLKLQKDNFSKWQTEKARFLHKPVRNVPFIIGISGSVAVGKSTTARVLEELLTSYFTGEHVQLITTDGFLYSTDELKKRGILNRKGFPESYDMESLIDFLNRVKSGVPVIKTPVYSHQVYDIVPDQFEVINRPDVLIVEGINTLQLPQNQQIYISDFTDFSIYMDADPDLIKKWYLERFGKLIDTAFRDPDNYYHEYAIGDRDKAFDMAKRVWQDIDMPNLEENILPTRSRADMIMHKSLGHRIDRLYLRKY, via the coding sequence ATGGCTGAATTGATTAATTATTACTCATTTACAAAAGATGAGTGGAAAAATTTTTATTCGGATCCTGAATTACCCTTAACTGAAAATGAATTAAAACACATTAAGGCATTTAATGATCAGATTTCTTTGCAAGATGTGTCTGATATTTATATTCCATTAATTCGCATGCTTAAATTGCAAAAGGACAATTTTTCAAAATGGCAGACTGAAAAGGCTCGCTTTTTACATAAACCAGTGAGAAACGTTCCTTTTATTATTGGAATTTCTGGTAGTGTGGCGGTGGGTAAGTCGACGACTGCCAGAGTACTAGAGGAGCTATTAACCAGCTACTTTACTGGTGAGCATGTTCAATTGATTACCACAGATGGTTTCTTGTACTCAACAGATGAATTGAAGAAGCGGGGGATTTTAAATCGAAAAGGATTCCCTGAAAGCTATGATATGGAATCTCTGATCGACTTTTTGAATCGGGTTAAATCGGGAGTTCCTGTCATTAAAACACCAGTATATTCGCATCAGGTGTACGACATCGTCCCTGATCAATTTGAAGTTATTAACCGACCAGATGTGCTGATCGTTGAAGGAATCAATACATTGCAGTTACCACAAAACCAGCAAATTTATATCTCCGATTTTACCGACTTTTCTATATATATGGATGCCGACCCTGACCTGATCAAAAAGTGGTATTTGGAAAGATTTGGCAAACTAATTGATACTGCTTTTCGTGATCCAGACAACTATTATCATGAATATGCAATTGGTGATCGGGATAAAGCTTTTGATATGGCTAAGCGAGTCTGGCAAGACATTGATATGCCAAACTTAGAGGAAAATATTTTGCCAACCCGGTCCAGAGCTGATATGATTATGCACAAATCGCTCGGCCATCGAATCGATCGATTGTACTTACGTAAGTACTAA
- a CDS encoding GIY-YIG nuclease family protein, translating to MNNKNSIRSIDDIFNDPDVNDFLKVKPKHSSDSYDPLIEGFQEINKWVSEHDGHEPQKLSDYSQIKQRKLASRLKGIRSDPERRARLLPYDVNGLLKNSENIQDIIKKEKKDFSSVDDIIADDSVIFSENTITSSVNKLFDTKKLKEVQRERENRPEVVSQRRVMKDFDKYRGMFKKVQAEISSGQRKLIPFKNYELLSKHFYVLKGQLLYIDEISEEVELSDKSGRKTDARMHVIYENGTENSPTRNGLAASLYGSERQGRIVTEIENGIELRSEDHVTGSIYILKSLSDNPQIKKIKSEGPLYKVGFTKGSVQKRIANAENEPTYLYGPVQIVGELKVININAESLETALHHALKQYRLNVDITVGNGRIVQPREWFVVDFDKIQNIAQDIVMRLQAEQE from the coding sequence ATGAACAATAAAAATTCAATTCGAAGCATAGATGATATATTCAATGATCCTGATGTAAATGATTTTCTCAAAGTAAAACCCAAGCATAGCTCTGACAGTTATGATCCATTGATTGAAGGCTTTCAAGAGATTAATAAATGGGTTAGTGAACACGACGGACATGAACCACAAAAGTTATCAGATTATTCGCAGATAAAACAGCGTAAACTCGCAAGCCGTTTAAAAGGTATCCGTTCGGATCCAGAACGACGGGCACGTTTGTTACCGTACGATGTAAATGGTCTTTTGAAAAATAGCGAAAATATACAAGATATAATAAAAAAAGAAAAGAAAGATTTTTCTTCTGTGGATGATATTATTGCTGATGATTCTGTCATTTTTAGTGAAAATACAATAACTTCATCGGTAAATAAGCTGTTTGATACAAAAAAGCTTAAAGAAGTCCAACGAGAACGTGAGAACCGTCCTGAAGTTGTTTCGCAACGACGAGTTATGAAAGATTTTGATAAGTATAGAGGAATGTTCAAGAAAGTGCAGGCAGAAATTTCTTCCGGTCAACGAAAGCTCATACCATTTAAGAATTATGAGCTTTTATCAAAACATTTCTATGTTCTTAAAGGACAACTTTTGTACATTGATGAAATTAGTGAAGAAGTTGAGCTCAGCGATAAGAGTGGTCGTAAAACCGACGCTCGGATGCATGTGATTTATGAAAATGGAACTGAAAATAGTCCAACCAGAAATGGATTAGCTGCTTCTTTATACGGTAGTGAACGGCAGGGAAGGATTGTCACGGAGATTGAAAACGGAATAGAACTTAGAAGTGAAGATCACGTCACAGGTTCTATTTATATTTTGAAATCGTTGAGTGATAATCCACAAATTAAGAAAATTAAATCGGAAGGTCCTCTCTATAAAGTAGGTTTTACCAAAGGTTCTGTTCAAAAACGAATTGCAAATGCTGAAAATGAACCGACATATTTATATGGACCAGTTCAGATTGTTGGAGAATTGAAAGTAATTAACATTAATGCTGAGTCATTGGAAACTGCACTTCATCATGCATTAAAGCAATATAGATTAAACGTTGATATTACTGTCGGTAATGGTCGAATCGTTCAACCACGAGAATGGTTTGTTGTTGATTTTGATAAAATACAGAATATTGCTCAGGATATAGTGATGAGATTACAAGCAGAGCAGGAATGA
- a CDS encoding SMODS domain-containing nucleotidyltransferase: MLIASAFQDFCQSIKFVENENWLKRMQQITKKINYKYYGNENNISDHRLRVGSTGRHTATNDVSDYDILFNLPWSTYKKFNSHKHGQSDLLQEIKNCVKESYYNTEIRGDGQVVDVKFNDGLIEIIPGFKNDDGSFQYPDTHQGGSWRKTNPLPEKKFCKLDDHASNGTFRDLTRMIRVWKNHKGFIFKGLLIDTLVHNFYIENKDWINDCTYANYPLLMKKLYMYLSKQSTTQGCWFALGSQQRVDNQEDTHFISKAKSASDKLSSINLNNDNDVFKIFRELFGNKFNVVIKKSRSEVDEQFATSYFKAVDIQGTFDISCTVSKSGFRGHSIEFFKKKYHHLLKLSKLIFEVENINLPPKYAVENVNYYWKIRNYGDEARNSNCLRGEIRKGSKQHKETTKYANLGHYVECFMVVNNVVIARSKINVPIGRDSHAK, encoded by the coding sequence ATGCTTATAGCCAGTGCATTTCAAGATTTTTGTCAGTCTATAAAATTTGTGGAAAATGAAAATTGGCTCAAAAGAATGCAACAAATTACTAAAAAAATAAATTACAAATACTATGGAAATGAAAATAATATTTCTGATCATAGATTGCGCGTTGGTTCTACGGGTAGGCATACAGCAACAAATGATGTAAGTGATTATGATATTTTGTTTAACCTTCCTTGGTCTACCTATAAGAAATTTAATTCTCATAAGCATGGTCAAAGCGATCTGTTGCAGGAAATAAAAAATTGCGTAAAGGAGAGTTACTATAATACTGAAATCAGGGGAGATGGTCAGGTTGTTGATGTAAAATTTAACGATGGCCTTATTGAAATTATTCCAGGATTTAAAAATGATGATGGATCATTTCAGTATCCCGATACACACCAGGGGGGATCATGGAGAAAAACTAACCCGCTGCCTGAGAAGAAATTCTGTAAGTTGGATGACCACGCAAGTAATGGGACTTTTAGAGATTTGACTAGGATGATTAGGGTATGGAAAAATCATAAAGGATTCATTTTTAAAGGATTACTGATCGATACATTAGTCCATAATTTTTATATAGAAAACAAAGATTGGATTAATGATTGCACATATGCAAATTATCCGCTACTTATGAAAAAATTATATATGTATTTGAGTAAACAGAGTACTACTCAAGGATGTTGGTTTGCTCTTGGGAGCCAGCAGAGAGTTGATAATCAGGAAGACACACATTTTATTTCTAAAGCTAAGAGTGCTTCTGATAAGTTAAGTAGTATAAATCTAAACAACGATAATGATGTATTCAAGATTTTTAGGGAATTATTTGGAAATAAGTTTAACGTTGTCATAAAAAAATCTAGGTCTGAAGTTGATGAACAATTCGCAACTTCATACTTTAAAGCTGTTGATATTCAGGGCACATTTGATATCAGTTGTACGGTTTCTAAGAGTGGATTTCGGGGTCATAGTATTGAGTTCTTCAAAAAAAAGTACCATCACTTGTTAAAATTAAGCAAACTAATATTTGAAGTAGAAAATATTAATTTACCACCAAAATATGCAGTTGAAAATGTTAATTATTACTGGAAGATAAGAAATTATGGGGACGAAGCTAGGAATTCGAATTGTTTAAGAGGCGAAATAAGAAAGGGAAGTAAGCAACATAAAGAGACTACAAAATACGCTAATTTGGGGCATTATGTTGAATGTTTTATGGTAGTAAATAATGTTGTCATAGCGCGAAGTAAGATAAATGTACCTATTGGGAGGGATTCACATGCAAAATAA
- a CDS encoding C69 family dipeptidase, with amino-acid sequence MQKRKKGSCTTILVGKDASIDGSTMIARNEDGAGPLNPQRFVVINPEDQPRHYKSKLSTAEMDLPNDPMRYTSTPDVITKDGVWAGAGINSDNVAMTATETITTNARILGIDPLVDSGLGEEDFTTLVLPYIHSAREGVKRLGSLLEQYGTYETNAMAFSDKDEVWYFESIAGHHWAAVKIPDDAYVIAPNRFNIDDYDFDSDDTIFAADLPELIEKFHLNTDSEGVNLRHIFGSATIKDTRYNNPRAWYGQLYFNPEIDNEPIDQDLPFICRTDKKISVEDLKFVLSSHYQNTPFDPYGTGTEDEKKMFRPIGINRNQELHILQIRNDVPDEIAGIHWLAFGPNTFNAVVPFYANVKDTPTSYRDTKPDTDPTKVYWISNVLALLGDDNFGLYEDEENIFEQNTVAECRHIQIDADSKYASESDVQAYLESVNQQMADLYVKNANQLLGQMLALGEPKMKLQFTLND; translated from the coding sequence ATGCAAAAACGAAAAAAGGGTTCATGTACCACAATTTTAGTTGGTAAAGATGCTTCAATCGATGGCTCAACCATGATTGCCAGAAACGAAGATGGGGCTGGTCCACTAAATCCTCAACGATTTGTTGTTATTAATCCAGAGGATCAGCCTAGACACTATAAGTCCAAGTTAAGCACGGCGGAGATGGATTTGCCTAATGATCCAATGCGTTACACCAGTACTCCTGACGTTATTACAAAAGATGGAGTTTGGGCAGGAGCCGGAATTAACAGTGACAATGTTGCAATGACAGCCACTGAAACCATAACTACTAATGCGCGGATTTTAGGAATCGATCCATTAGTCGACAGTGGATTGGGTGAAGAAGACTTTACGACCTTAGTTTTGCCTTACATCCATTCCGCACGTGAAGGAGTTAAACGTTTAGGTTCATTACTTGAACAATACGGAACCTATGAAACCAACGCCATGGCTTTTTCTGATAAAGATGAAGTTTGGTACTTTGAATCAATTGCCGGACACCATTGGGCTGCAGTTAAGATTCCTGATGATGCATATGTTATCGCACCCAATCGTTTTAACATTGATGATTACGATTTTGATTCAGATGATACGATTTTTGCTGCTGATTTGCCTGAATTAATTGAAAAATTCCACTTAAATACTGACTCTGAAGGAGTTAACTTGCGCCACATTTTTGGTAGTGCAACAATTAAGGATACCAGATACAACAATCCACGGGCTTGGTATGGTCAGTTGTACTTTAATCCTGAAATTGACAATGAACCAATTGATCAAGACCTACCTTTCATTTGCAGAACTGATAAAAAGATCAGTGTTGAAGATCTCAAATTCGTGTTGAGTTCTCATTATCAAAACACTCCATTTGATCCTTATGGTACCGGCACTGAAGACGAGAAAAAAATGTTCAGACCAATCGGTATTAATAGAAACCAAGAATTACACATCTTGCAAATCCGTAACGATGTGCCAGATGAAATTGCTGGCATTCATTGGTTAGCATTTGGACCTAATACATTTAATGCGGTCGTGCCATTTTATGCTAACGTTAAGGACACTCCAACATCTTATCGTGATACTAAGCCAGATACTGATCCAACTAAGGTTTATTGGATAAGTAATGTCTTGGCTTTACTTGGCGATGACAATTTTGGTTTGTATGAAGACGAAGAGAACATCTTCGAACAAAATACTGTTGCAGAATGTCGTCATATCCAAATAGACGCTGATTCTAAGTACGCTTCTGAATCTGATGTCCAGGCATATCTAGAAAGTGTTAACCAACAAATGGCTGACTTGTATGTTAAGAATGCCAACCAGTTGCTTGGTCAAATGCTTGCCTTAGGTGAGCCAAAAATGAAATTACAATTCACTTTGAATGATTAG
- a CDS encoding SLATT domain-containing protein has product MISNRERVFNNTIDLLLSVSWTQKITAEHYDLLSKYSTWIKWIRIFSTLLTSTTVATLFASNNFKTKLAAIVGSILLTLLEIITNQFNIEKSMAKLSILKEELWNIKIDITGLARRLKCVSDDVKIDELEVGYNDLLNKVKSIQAEIPSAPKISIVNASRDIHERNDNDIWNDREKLLPRDILHFKEND; this is encoded by the coding sequence ATGATTAGTAATCGTGAAAGAGTCTTTAATAATACGATTGACTTATTATTAAGTGTTAGTTGGACTCAAAAGATTACCGCTGAACATTATGACCTATTATCAAAGTATTCAACTTGGATAAAATGGATAAGAATATTTTCTACCTTGCTCACATCTACAACAGTGGCGACATTATTTGCAAGCAATAATTTTAAAACTAAGCTTGCAGCAATCGTCGGATCAATATTATTAACTTTGTTAGAAATTATAACGAATCAATTTAATATAGAAAAATCGATGGCTAAACTGTCTATTTTAAAGGAAGAATTATGGAATATTAAAATTGATATTACTGGATTAGCTCGACGACTTAAATGTGTTTCAGATGATGTCAAAATTGATGAATTAGAGGTTGGGTACAATGATTTGTTGAATAAAGTAAAAAGTATTCAGGCGGAAATTCCTTCAGCACCTAAGATATCAATAGTTAATGCCTCAAGAGATATACACGAAAGAAATGATAATGATATTTGGAATGATAGAGAAAAATTACTTCCACGAGATATCTTGCATTTTAAGGAGAATGATTAA
- a CDS encoding HEPN domain-containing protein codes for MNSNISQQSSFIVNASFGIDEDKLFVPGTLEFDSTNLYISSNSKDLRQIIETGKLIYGIGTLISHDKNNQEFITPVYLTLDGFASVINNNALTHIGGSFYEKDEVISCFIGDFFVNEHTEFEDILINLTNLSNWLSGSLNNPEYLIPDINKDFATINTPETNDILASSNKNEKLRLIRHNFYYNSQNSVTAVTSSIGVTNNIELKDVKSSLPNFLLLNQQVKNWYNLLTGTSESIYKITGTVTITDSSDNSSRIEVQLFKSNSPKTNLNDFSFITTWSQRTSDWYQNCINSLYTWKESYDQLMPINNSIRPDFLGDTDQQLQAECVSLEMIFDTFCDVEYRKKEGLSKDDDIYYVNKIKYILTTKINQNILKESLLKYNNNITVNDFSKKIKKTRNTLSHSSSMVNNIPLEERMRLQTLLKIIIRDWLLSKISIKRKYIDAEYEVTKPFNFSITKTW; via the coding sequence ATGAACTCTAACATATCACAGCAATCTTCATTTATCGTAAACGCATCATTTGGTATAGACGAAGACAAACTATTTGTTCCAGGAACTCTGGAATTCGATTCAACCAACCTATACATTTCTAGCAATAGTAAAGACTTAAGACAGATTATCGAAACTGGTAAATTAATTTATGGTATTGGAACGCTTATCAGTCACGATAAGAATAATCAGGAATTCATTACACCGGTATATCTCACATTGGATGGTTTTGCATCAGTAATTAATAATAATGCGCTAACCCACATAGGTGGATCATTCTACGAAAAAGACGAAGTTATCTCTTGCTTCATAGGCGATTTTTTTGTAAATGAACACACTGAATTTGAAGATATCCTTATAAACTTGACTAACCTTTCCAATTGGTTAAGCGGTAGTTTAAACAATCCAGAATATTTGATTCCAGATATAAATAAAGATTTCGCAACCATCAATACCCCAGAAACAAATGATATACTTGCAAGTTCTAATAAAAATGAAAAATTGCGATTAATACGACATAACTTTTACTATAACTCCCAAAATAGTGTAACTGCAGTTACCTCCAGTATTGGAGTCACTAATAATATTGAACTCAAAGATGTAAAATCCTCCTTACCAAACTTTCTTCTATTGAATCAACAGGTAAAAAATTGGTATAACCTGCTAACAGGGACATCCGAAAGTATATATAAAATCACTGGAACCGTTACGATTACCGATTCTTCAGATAATAGTTCACGGATTGAGGTACAACTTTTTAAATCCAATTCTCCTAAGACAAATCTAAATGACTTTTCTTTTATAACAACATGGAGTCAACGCACTTCTGATTGGTACCAAAATTGTATCAATTCACTATATACGTGGAAAGAATCATACGATCAGCTTATGCCTATAAACAATTCAATTAGGCCTGATTTTCTTGGTGATACCGATCAACAGCTACAAGCTGAATGTGTTTCTTTAGAAATGATCTTTGACACATTCTGTGATGTTGAATATCGAAAAAAAGAAGGGCTTTCAAAAGATGATGACATATACTATGTTAACAAAATCAAATATATTCTAACAACTAAGATAAATCAAAACATTCTAAAAGAGTCTTTGCTGAAGTATAACAACAATATTACCGTCAATGACTTTTCGAAAAAAATTAAGAAAACTCGTAATACGCTCTCGCATAGCTCTTCAATGGTAAATAACATACCTCTTGAAGAAAGAATGCGACTACAAACATTGTTAAAAATAATTATCAGAGATTGGTTATTATCAAAAATTAGCATCAAAAGAAAATATATAGATGCTGAATATGAGGTGACTAAACCTTTTAATTTTTCTATAACCAAAACTTGGTAA
- the guaA gene encoding glutamine-hydrolyzing GMP synthase yields MANIDLSTFDKILVLDFGSQYNQLITRRIRDLGVYSELKSHKLSAQEIKDMNPKGIIFSGGPNSVYADGAFKVDPDIFKLGIPILGICYGMQIMAYTLNGGVEKAENSEYGHADIEVTADDATLFQGLPKKQPVWMSHGDLVTKVPEGFESVATSKDCPISAMQDLDRKFYGIQFHAEVRNTKYGNDILKSFAFDVCQAEANWSMNDFIDLQINHIREVVGDKKVLLGLSGGVDSSVVGVLLHKAIGDQLTSIFVDHGLLRKYEADQVMDSLAGKFGLNIIKVDAQERFLSKLAGVSDPEKKRKIIGNEFIQVFNDEAQKLDGIDFLAQGTLYTDVIESGTDTAQTIKSHHNVGGLPEDMHFQLIEPLNSLFKDEARAIGEELGMPEELVWRQPFPGPGLGIRVIGEVTEDKLKIVRDSDFVLRDEIAKAGLDRDIWQYFTVLPGFKSVGVMGDGRTYDYTIAIRGVNSVDGMTADFARIPWDVLQKISVRMVNEVDGINRVVYDITSKPPSTIEWE; encoded by the coding sequence TTGGCAAACATTGATTTATCAACTTTTGATAAGATTCTGGTGCTAGATTTTGGTAGCCAGTACAACCAATTGATCACTAGGCGAATTAGAGATTTAGGCGTATATTCCGAACTTAAGTCTCATAAATTGTCCGCCCAAGAGATCAAAGACATGAACCCTAAGGGAATTATTTTCTCTGGAGGTCCCAACAGTGTTTACGCAGATGGCGCATTCAAAGTCGACCCAGATATTTTCAAACTGGGAATTCCGATTCTTGGAATTTGTTACGGAATGCAGATTATGGCTTACACCCTTAATGGTGGCGTTGAGAAGGCCGAAAATAGTGAATATGGTCATGCAGATATTGAAGTAACTGCTGACGATGCTACTTTATTCCAAGGCCTTCCTAAGAAGCAACCTGTATGGATGAGTCATGGTGACTTAGTTACCAAAGTCCCTGAGGGATTTGAATCAGTTGCCACTAGTAAAGATTGTCCAATCTCAGCTATGCAAGATTTAGACCGTAAATTCTACGGAATTCAATTCCATGCTGAAGTTCGTAACACTAAGTACGGAAATGACATTCTTAAGAGCTTTGCTTTTGATGTTTGTCAGGCTGAAGCTAACTGGTCAATGAATGACTTCATTGATTTGCAAATCAACCACATTCGCGAAGTTGTTGGCGATAAGAAGGTGCTATTGGGCCTTTCTGGTGGTGTTGATTCATCTGTTGTTGGTGTGCTTTTGCACAAGGCAATTGGTGATCAATTAACTAGTATTTTCGTCGATCATGGTTTGCTCAGAAAGTATGAAGCTGACCAAGTAATGGATAGTTTAGCCGGTAAATTCGGTTTGAATATCATTAAAGTGGATGCTCAAGAACGATTCTTATCAAAACTTGCCGGGGTTTCTGATCCTGAAAAGAAACGTAAAATCATTGGTAATGAATTCATTCAAGTATTTAACGATGAAGCCCAAAAATTGGATGGTATTGATTTCTTAGCACAGGGTACTTTGTATACTGATGTGATTGAATCAGGAACAGATACTGCTCAAACTATTAAGTCTCACCATAATGTTGGTGGCCTTCCAGAAGACATGCACTTCCAATTGATCGAACCTTTGAACTCATTGTTTAAAGATGAAGCTCGAGCAATCGGTGAAGAATTAGGCATGCCAGAAGAACTTGTTTGGCGTCAACCATTCCCAGGACCTGGTTTGGGAATCCGAGTAATCGGTGAAGTTACCGAAGATAAACTAAAAATCGTCCGTGATAGTGACTTTGTCTTAAGAGATGAAATTGCTAAGGCCGGTTTGGATCGTGATATCTGGCAATACTTCACTGTTCTCCCTGGATTCAAATCAGTTGGGGTAATGGGTGATGGTCGAACTTATGACTATACAATTGCTATTCGTGGAGTTAACTCAGTTGACGGGATGACCGCTGACTTTGCTAGAATTCCATGGGATGTCTTGCAAAAGATTTCTGTCAGAATGGTAAACGAAGTAGATGGGATTAACCGCGTAGTGTATGACATTACGAGTAAGCCACCTTCGACAATTGAATGGGAATAA
- a CDS encoding DEAD/DEAH box helicase — MQNKNIVDVNYHQTGKSTNTNTLGMREMQARVYQHRNSQYTLVKAPPASGKSRALMFVALDKLANQGIRKIIVAVPERSIGKSFQNTELSKFGFYDDWFVDTKYDLTLNGGESSKVNKFIDFMNDDEAAILICTHATLRFAYEKVDDDRKFNNVMIAIDEFHHVSSEDSSVLGNALKSIMHNSSAHILAMTGSYFRGDSAPILSPEDEQLFDKVNYTYYEQLDGYKYLKSFGIDYKFYQGSYLSALNGAFDISKKTIIHIPSVNSSESTKDKYTEVDAISDNIGEMVARDEKTGIYTYKSHADGRLLKVADLVNEDGRDKVQEYLRDMTSADQLDILIALGMAKEGFDWPWAEQALTIGYRRSLTEIVQIIGRVTRDSSNKSHAQFTNMIEQPDAKDDDVEYAVNQVLKAITASLLMEQVLAPEIRLRARKHNVDGLSTNSGDILVRGLSEPSTKEVRSIIENDMPDLKAAILQDDSVKNGIAANVDAETMNKVLIPKVIMTRYPGLSDNEIEEVRQYAVADTVLRHSVVDTATDEKGNTNEFLRMADKFVNVDELDINLIDSINPFQRAYDVLSQNIDSDVLRTIQRSIDAKKFDFDEQTLVYLYNQSKIFMEQNGRLPDKESHDELEVKMAYALSTLADMRARRHQNEQ; from the coding sequence ATGCAAAATAAGAATATTGTAGATGTTAATTATCATCAAACTGGTAAAAGCACTAATACCAATACTTTAGGTATGCGGGAAATGCAGGCCCGTGTATATCAACATCGTAATTCGCAATATACTTTAGTTAAGGCCCCACCAGCCTCAGGTAAATCAAGAGCGTTAATGTTCGTTGCCCTAGATAAATTGGCGAATCAAGGTATCAGAAAAATTATTGTTGCCGTTCCTGAAAGATCAATAGGTAAATCATTTCAGAATACTGAATTATCAAAATTTGGTTTTTATGATGATTGGTTTGTGGATACCAAGTATGATCTTACATTGAATGGTGGGGAATCTAGTAAAGTTAACAAATTTATTGATTTTATGAATGATGATGAAGCCGCTATACTAATCTGTACTCATGCTACTTTACGTTTTGCTTACGAAAAGGTGGATGATGATCGAAAATTTAACAATGTGATGATTGCAATTGATGAATTTCACCACGTATCCTCTGAGGACAGTTCAGTTCTTGGCAATGCTTTAAAGAGTATAATGCATAATTCATCGGCTCATATTCTAGCTATGACGGGTTCTTATTTCCGAGGAGATTCGGCTCCGATTTTATCTCCCGAGGATGAGCAATTATTTGATAAGGTTAACTATACTTATTATGAGCAGCTGGATGGGTATAAGTATCTTAAGTCATTTGGAATTGATTATAAGTTTTACCAAGGCTCTTATCTATCGGCTTTGAATGGTGCTTTTGATATTTCAAAAAAGACAATCATTCATATTCCTAGTGTTAATTCAAGTGAATCAACTAAGGATAAGTATACAGAGGTAGACGCTATATCCGACAATATTGGTGAGATGGTAGCTCGTGACGAGAAAACCGGAATATACACATATAAAAGTCATGCTGATGGTAGATTGCTAAAGGTTGCCGATTTGGTGAATGAAGATGGACGTGATAAAGTTCAGGAATATTTGCGCGATATGACAAGTGCAGACCAATTAGATATTTTAATTGCTCTGGGAATGGCTAAAGAAGGATTTGATTGGCCATGGGCTGAGCAAGCATTAACGATTGGTTATCGACGTTCTTTAACTGAAATTGTTCAGATTATAGGGAGAGTTACTCGGGATAGTTCAAATAAGTCACATGCACAATTTACAAACATGATTGAACAACCTGATGCTAAAGATGACGATGTTGAATATGCTGTTAATCAGGTACTGAAAGCAATCACTGCATCACTATTAATGGAACAAGTATTAGCTCCTGAAATAAGACTAAGAGCTAGAAAGCATAATGTTGATGGTTTATCTACAAATAGTGGTGATATTCTTGTTCGTGGTTTGAGTGAGCCGTCTACTAAAGAGGTTCGAAGTATTATAGAGAATGACATGCCAGATTTAAAAGCAGCGATTTTGCAGGATGATTCCGTGAAAAATGGAATTGCAGCTAATGTCGACGCAGAAACTATGAATAAAGTTTTAATACCCAAAGTTATTATGACAAGGTATCCGGGACTTAGTGATAATGAAATAGAAGAAGTTAGACAGTATGCTGTCGCTGACACAGTGCTACGTCATTCAGTGGTGGATACAGCCACAGATGAAAAGGGAAATACTAATGAGTTTCTAAGAATGGCTGATAAATTCGTCAATGTTGATGAATTGGATATTAATCTAATCGATTCAATTAATCCATTTCAACGCGCATATGATGTTCTATCTCAAAATATTGATAGTGATGTTTTACGTACTATTCAACGATCGATTGATGCAAAGAAGTTTGATTTTGACGAACAGACATTGGTTTATTTGTATAATCAGTCTAAGATTTTTATGGAACAAAATGGTAGATTACCAGATAAGGAAAGCCATGATGAATTAGAAGTGAAAATGGCATATGCTTTATCTACACTTGCTGATATGCGGGCAAGGAGACATCAAAATGAACAATAA